In Oceanococcus atlanticus, the following proteins share a genomic window:
- a CDS encoding efflux RND transporter periplasmic adaptor subunit encodes MSATASVWAQTTVIVADAQERAIGGQREVLGNLLANESVAISATVSDVIARVAFDEGAQVKAGDVLIELEHAAEAAALRAAKATRTEARAALERLRTLKQRDLSAQSELDLAEARFLAADAAVDQAQAELADRIIRAPFPGVLGLREVSPGAYVSAGQTITTLHDLSSLKIEFLVPEDALGMLRPGQALNVRIPSLGGARFAVMPEVDAVALTPQSRSLRVRARLRQPDPQLRPGALAVVELHDADSAALSIPEAALIPHQGRQTVYVVEDGQVARREVSSGRRATGWVEIRSGLQAGEQVVVHGGDKLRPEASVKILGVFDGATPIADMIRHAGAAS; translated from the coding sequence ATGAGCGCCACTGCTTCTGTCTGGGCGCAAACCACCGTTATCGTTGCCGACGCGCAGGAACGCGCGATTGGAGGGCAGCGCGAGGTTCTGGGCAATTTGCTGGCCAATGAGTCGGTGGCGATCAGCGCAACAGTGTCTGATGTGATTGCGCGTGTGGCTTTTGACGAGGGCGCACAGGTTAAAGCTGGCGATGTTCTGATCGAACTGGAACATGCCGCCGAGGCGGCCGCCCTGCGGGCAGCCAAGGCCACCCGGACCGAGGCACGCGCTGCGCTTGAGCGGCTGCGCACACTGAAGCAGCGAGACCTCTCTGCACAGTCCGAACTGGATCTGGCCGAAGCCCGTTTTCTGGCCGCCGATGCCGCCGTGGACCAGGCCCAGGCGGAGCTGGCTGACCGCATTATCCGGGCGCCTTTTCCCGGCGTGCTGGGCCTGCGCGAGGTCTCGCCCGGCGCCTATGTGAGTGCCGGGCAGACCATCACCACCCTGCATGATCTGTCGAGCCTCAAAATCGAATTCCTGGTGCCCGAGGATGCCCTGGGCATGCTGCGCCCGGGCCAGGCGCTGAATGTGCGCATCCCCAGTCTGGGCGGCGCGCGCTTCGCCGTGATGCCGGAGGTGGATGCAGTGGCCCTGACCCCGCAAAGCCGTAGCCTGCGGGTGCGTGCGCGCCTGCGCCAGCCCGATCCGCAACTGCGCCCCGGCGCATTGGCTGTGGTTGAACTGCATGATGCCGACAGCGCGGCGCTGAGTATTCCGGAAGCCGCGCTGATTCCGCATCAGGGGCGCCAGACCGTGTATGTGGTCGAGGATGGTCAGGTCGCCCGGCGCGAGGTCAGCAGTGGCCGACGGGCGACCGGCTGGGTTGAAATCCGCAGCGGTCTGCAGGCTGGTGAGCAGGTCGTGGTGCACGGCGGCGACAAGCTGCGCCCTGAGGCCAGCGTGAAGATTCTCGGTGTCTTCGATGGCGCAACACCGATTGCCGACATGATCCGCCACGCCGGGGCTGCATCGTGA
- the imuA gene encoding translesion DNA synthesis-associated protein ImuA, with product MTRPSLEQLLHHPKLWRGLSQSSLADPRTGHAALDRLLPGRGWPRHALIEVLTPAPGVGEISLLLPSLQQQPQTWIAPPYPPYAPALAQAGLDLKSLLVVQPGTPAEGLWAMEQLLRGGTETAVLGWFDTLSVNILRRLQLAAEAGATQAFVFRPAAAMHSASPAALRLFLDATEHGLYVRLIKVRGGRPASVTLPFPEHDPVVVPASAAAPARSTAFRAA from the coding sequence ATGACGCGCCCGTCCCTGGAGCAACTGCTCCACCACCCCAAACTGTGGCGCGGTCTGTCGCAGTCCTCGCTGGCCGACCCGCGCACCGGCCATGCCGCGCTTGACCGCTTGCTTCCCGGGCGTGGGTGGCCACGTCATGCCCTGATTGAAGTGCTCACCCCAGCGCCGGGTGTGGGCGAAATCAGCTTGCTGCTGCCTAGCTTGCAGCAGCAGCCGCAAACCTGGATCGCACCGCCCTATCCGCCGTATGCCCCAGCCCTGGCACAGGCCGGGCTGGATCTGAAGAGCCTGCTGGTGGTGCAACCAGGCACCCCGGCAGAAGGTCTTTGGGCCATGGAGCAACTCCTGCGCGGTGGCACCGAAACGGCAGTGCTGGGCTGGTTCGATACCTTGTCGGTCAATATTTTGCGGCGTCTGCAACTGGCTGCGGAAGCCGGCGCTACACAAGCCTTTGTCTTCCGGCCTGCCGCCGCCATGCACAGCGCCTCACCGGCTGCCTTGCGCCTTTTTCTGGACGCCACGGAACACGGTCTTTATGTCCGCCTGATCAAGGTTCGTGGAGGCCGTCCGGCTTCTGTCACCCTGCCCTTCCCCGAACATGACCCTGTGGTTGTGCCTGCATCTGCCGCAGCTCCCGCTCGAAGCACTGCCTTCCGCGCAGCCTGA
- a CDS encoding glycerophosphodiester phosphodiesterase, translating into MKTPRIIGHRGASWARPENTAPAFDLALQEGAQGLELDLQLTRDEQVVVFHDKTLSMLGMKHRRIAQYTREELRALDVGGWFSEEFAGTRILDLDEVLECYGEVTDLYLEIKPVGALKKPEWATRLARRVADRVSAHQHLHRIYVLSFSEAVLLEVLRSHAHLRCVHNLEHPHDLDRMSQEVLDALHAVCVDIRRFDVADVARVHAACRHLFAYTVDAPRHLKVALELQVDAIISNGPAQARQTLSMLMTTD; encoded by the coding sequence ATGAAAACTCCCCGCATCATTGGACACCGCGGCGCTTCTTGGGCGCGACCGGAAAATACCGCACCGGCCTTTGATCTGGCTTTGCAAGAGGGCGCCCAAGGCCTGGAGCTGGATCTGCAGCTGACCCGTGACGAGCAGGTCGTGGTGTTCCACGACAAGACCCTGTCCATGCTCGGCATGAAGCACCGGCGCATTGCTCAGTACACCCGTGAGGAACTGCGTGCGCTGGATGTTGGCGGCTGGTTTTCCGAGGAGTTCGCGGGTACCCGCATTCTTGATCTCGACGAGGTGCTGGAGTGCTATGGCGAGGTGACCGATCTGTATCTGGAGATCAAACCGGTGGGGGCGCTGAAAAAGCCCGAGTGGGCCACCCGCCTGGCCCGCCGCGTGGCCGACCGCGTCAGTGCCCACCAGCACCTGCATCGCATCTATGTGCTGAGTTTTTCCGAGGCGGTGTTGCTGGAGGTGCTACGCAGCCATGCCCATTTGCGCTGCGTGCACAACCTGGAGCATCCGCATGATCTGGACCGCATGTCGCAGGAGGTGCTTGATGCCTTGCATGCGGTCTGCGTGGATATCCGCCGTTTTGACGTGGCGGACGTGGCGCGTGTGCACGCGGCTTGCCGGCATCTGTTTGCCTACACCGTGGATGCCCCGCGTCACCTCAAGGTGGCCTTGGAATTGCAGGTCGACGCGATCATCAGCAATGGCCCGGCGCAGGCGCGGCAGACCTTGTCCATGCTGATGACGACCGACTGA
- a CDS encoding Y-family DNA polymerase, with amino-acid sequence MTLWLCLHLPQLPLEALPSAQPEQARVVLDSQQRVFRLDPHAQAAGIRCGMTLSSARGILPQLLSQPREEHQEREVLRSLAAWAMQFSSRISLSGSDALLLEIGGSLRLFGGLDALCQRIATGLDELGYSASPGIAPTPRGAEVLAHGDNPQPALDMAQLQQQIQTLPLAGLNWDARSLKRLDAIGISRIGQCLALPRDGFRRRYGAAHLKDLDRLTGRSADPRALYEPPPTFDRSLDVIGDMTDISYLLPGFEHLFSLLQAELQGRDRGVQRLHIEMRHRAHPPSRIDMGMQRANCDAAHWLNLLNEHLQRHPLVAPVRTISVRAQDFVEPARQQQDLWQNHNLEQRQLVLERLTARLGPAALYALQACATHVPECASQRAAAGQGQALVQTETPRPLWLLPSPQRIEFSHLQLCSRAERLESGWWDAHCQRDYYRARDRLNRQLWVYRDHQQPSHWYIHGFFA; translated from the coding sequence ATGACCCTGTGGTTGTGCCTGCATCTGCCGCAGCTCCCGCTCGAAGCACTGCCTTCCGCGCAGCCTGAACAGGCTCGGGTGGTGCTGGACTCGCAACAGCGGGTGTTCAGGCTCGACCCGCATGCACAGGCGGCCGGCATACGCTGCGGCATGACGCTCAGCAGTGCACGCGGGATTCTTCCGCAGCTGCTCAGCCAACCGCGCGAAGAGCACCAGGAACGCGAGGTGCTGCGCTCGCTCGCGGCGTGGGCCATGCAATTCAGCTCGCGCATCAGCCTGTCCGGTAGCGATGCCCTGTTGCTCGAAATCGGCGGCAGTCTGCGCCTGTTCGGCGGGCTGGATGCCCTTTGCCAGCGCATCGCCACTGGCCTTGATGAGCTGGGCTACAGCGCGAGTCCGGGTATCGCACCGACCCCGCGCGGCGCCGAAGTGCTGGCCCATGGGGACAACCCGCAGCCCGCACTCGACATGGCGCAATTGCAACAGCAGATCCAAACCCTACCGCTGGCCGGCCTGAACTGGGATGCACGCAGTTTGAAACGCCTCGATGCAATCGGTATCAGCCGTATCGGCCAATGCCTGGCCTTGCCCCGTGACGGTTTTCGTCGCCGCTACGGGGCTGCGCACCTTAAGGACCTGGATCGACTGACAGGCCGCAGCGCCGATCCCCGCGCCCTGTACGAGCCGCCACCGACCTTTGATCGCAGCCTGGATGTGATCGGCGACATGACCGACATCAGCTACCTGCTGCCGGGCTTTGAGCACCTGTTCAGCCTGCTGCAAGCCGAACTGCAGGGCCGCGATCGGGGTGTACAGCGTCTGCACATCGAAATGAGACATCGCGCACATCCACCCAGCCGTATCGACATGGGCATGCAGCGGGCCAACTGCGATGCCGCACACTGGCTGAATCTGCTCAACGAGCACCTCCAGCGCCATCCGCTGGTGGCGCCGGTACGCACCATCAGCGTACGCGCGCAGGATTTCGTCGAGCCGGCCAGACAACAGCAGGATCTGTGGCAAAACCACAACCTGGAACAGCGCCAGCTTGTACTGGAAAGACTCACCGCCCGTCTCGGGCCTGCCGCACTCTACGCGCTGCAGGCCTGCGCCACACATGTTCCGGAATGTGCCAGCCAGCGCGCCGCAGCGGGCCAGGGACAAGCCTTGGTACAAACCGAAACGCCACGCCCCCTGTGGCTGCTGCCTTCGCCGCAACGCATCGAATTCTCGCACCTGCAATTGTGCAGCCGGGCTGAACGCCTGGAGAGCGGCTGGTGGGACGCGCATTGCCAGCGCGACTATTACCGCGCCCGCGATCGGCTCAACCGACAACTCTGGGTGTACCGCGATCATCAGCAACCATCGCACTGGTATATCCACGGTTTTTTCGCATGA
- a CDS encoding monovalent cation:proton antiporter-2 (CPA2) family protein has product MTSRISRPKLNAADHPDAWNMGHLTEIAIYLSAALVAVPLFRRLGFGAILGYLVAGMLIGPSGLSLIGDVDSIMQIAEIGVVFLLFVIGLELKPARLWVMRQAIFLNGSLQVVLAAVPLTFLMHWMFALNWPVAALVAFALALSSTAFVLQTLAEKKQLGTIHGRHAFGILLFQDLAVIPALALIPLMGAAGHGHTGETSMLAQTVQAIAVIAALVVGGRYLLRPVFHAIARWGNEESFTVVALLVVLGAALLMDWAELSMGLGAFIAGVLLADSEYRHELEGNINPFKGLLLGLFFISVGMSADFGVIQDNVAVIVGGTLALLGIKGSTLWLGSRMLRVDNINASQLALILAQGGEFAFVLFHTALHENVLSSQITEPLIAMVILSMMLTPLLFMLSDTLGRRARTRLPQDHYDTIEHAEPPVIIAGFGRMGQIIARVLQMRGIAFTALEKDAAHVAMVRRWGNKIYYGQPNNRETLRAAGAEHARLLIVTMDDAEKALRTIELARRHFPHLKIFCRARDRHHALHLMELGVDGVMRETWLSSLEMANQVLQALGDDAATAHHTTHVFREADEALLKRQLSHRNDLDQMIQSSQQLREELTELFESDPRMSPLNEPSSRES; this is encoded by the coding sequence ATGACGTCACGCATTTCACGGCCTAAACTGAATGCCGCCGACCACCCCGATGCATGGAATATGGGCCATCTTACTGAAATCGCGATCTACCTGAGCGCCGCCCTGGTGGCCGTGCCGCTGTTCAGACGCCTGGGTTTTGGCGCCATTCTGGGCTATCTGGTTGCCGGCATGCTGATCGGACCGTCCGGACTGAGCCTGATCGGCGACGTTGACTCGATCATGCAGATTGCCGAAATCGGCGTGGTCTTCCTGCTTTTCGTGATCGGGCTGGAGCTCAAACCGGCTCGCCTGTGGGTTATGCGTCAGGCGATTTTTCTCAACGGCAGCCTGCAGGTGGTGCTGGCCGCAGTGCCGCTGACCTTTCTGATGCACTGGATGTTCGCCTTGAACTGGCCGGTTGCAGCACTGGTAGCGTTTGCTCTGGCCCTGTCGTCAACGGCCTTTGTGCTGCAGACCCTGGCCGAAAAGAAGCAATTGGGCACGATCCATGGTCGTCATGCCTTCGGCATTTTGCTGTTTCAGGATCTGGCGGTCATTCCGGCCCTGGCCCTGATTCCGCTGATGGGGGCGGCCGGCCATGGCCATACTGGCGAGACCTCCATGCTTGCGCAGACCGTGCAGGCGATTGCAGTCATTGCCGCTCTGGTCGTTGGTGGCCGCTATCTCTTGCGCCCGGTGTTCCATGCCATTGCACGCTGGGGCAATGAGGAAAGTTTTACCGTGGTTGCCCTGCTGGTGGTTCTCGGTGCCGCACTGCTGATGGACTGGGCTGAACTGTCCATGGGCCTGGGCGCTTTCATCGCCGGGGTGCTACTGGCCGATTCGGAATATCGCCATGAACTGGAAGGCAACATCAACCCGTTCAAGGGCCTGCTGCTGGGGCTGTTCTTCATCTCGGTCGGCATGTCGGCCGACTTTGGCGTCATCCAGGACAATGTTGCGGTCATCGTTGGCGGCACGCTGGCCCTGCTGGGCATCAAGGGCAGTACATTGTGGTTGGGCTCGCGGATGCTGCGTGTCGATAACATCAATGCCAGCCAGCTCGCCCTGATCCTGGCCCAGGGCGGCGAATTTGCCTTCGTGCTGTTCCACACCGCCCTGCATGAGAATGTGCTGAGCAGCCAGATCACCGAACCGCTGATCGCCATGGTGATTCTGTCGATGATGCTGACCCCGTTGCTGTTCATGCTCAGCGACACCCTGGGCCGGCGTGCCAGAACACGTTTGCCGCAGGATCATTACGACACCATCGAGCATGCCGAGCCGCCGGTCATCATTGCCGGCTTCGGACGCATGGGCCAGATCATCGCGCGTGTCCTGCAGATGCGGGGAATCGCCTTCACCGCGCTGGAGAAAGACGCCGCCCACGTCGCCATGGTGCGTCGCTGGGGCAACAAGATTTACTACGGACAGCCCAACAACCGCGAAACCCTGCGTGCCGCCGGCGCCGAACATGCGCGCCTGCTGATCGTGACCATGGACGATGCCGAGAAAGCCCTGCGCACGATCGAGCTGGCGCGACGTCATTTCCCCCATTTGAAAATCTTCTGCCGCGCGCGCGACCGCCACCATGCGCTGCATCTGATGGAGCTGGGAGTCGATGGAGTGATGCGTGAAACCTGGCTATCCAGCCTGGAAATGGCCAATCAGGTTTTGCAGGCACTGGGTGATGATGCAGCCACCGCCCATCACACCACGCATGTGTTCCGCGAAGCCGATGAAGCCTTGCTGAAACGCCAGCTGTCTCATCGCAATGATCTGGACCAGATGATTCAGAGCTCGCAGCAGCTGCGCGAAGAACTGACCGAGCTGTTCGAGTCCGACCCGCGCATGTCGCCGCTCAACGAGCCGAGTTCGCGCGAGAGCTGA
- a CDS encoding CaiB/BaiF CoA transferase family protein codes for MDAQNLPLSGIRVIEVGQLLAGPFAGAMLAYYGAEVIKIEPPGGDPIRRWRTLKNGTSLWWASIGRNKKSLGLDLKQAEGRALLRELSRDADVLIENFRPGVMEEWGLGPDTLLGDNPDLIYSRVSGYGQSGPYAHKPGFASVCEAFSGFRYLNGFPEQAPVRPNLSIGDTISAMHAVMGILLSLTGRLRGRTTGQVVDVALYESMFNLLEAVVPEYSGAGQIRQPAGTTVTGIVPTNTYRCSDGKFVVIGGNGDSIYRRLMEAIGRQDLAHDPALADNAGRVEHETTIDGAISAWCASNTASAVIQCLETARVPVGPIYNVADMMADPHYQARGLFESVDVDGDTVQIPAILPRLESSPGRTQWPGPALGAHSDEVLTSVLGKDSQQIAALRASGVVF; via the coding sequence ATGGATGCCCAGAATCTGCCGCTCAGCGGTATTCGCGTGATCGAAGTGGGCCAGTTGCTGGCCGGCCCTTTTGCCGGTGCCATGCTGGCCTATTACGGCGCCGAGGTGATCAAGATCGAACCGCCAGGTGGTGACCCGATCCGGCGCTGGCGCACCCTCAAGAACGGCACCTCATTGTGGTGGGCGTCTATTGGGCGCAACAAGAAATCGCTGGGGCTGGACCTGAAACAAGCCGAAGGCCGGGCTTTGCTGCGTGAACTGAGCCGCGATGCCGACGTGCTGATCGAAAATTTCCGTCCCGGCGTGATGGAGGAATGGGGGCTTGGGCCTGACACACTGCTTGGCGACAATCCGGACCTGATCTACAGCCGGGTGTCCGGATACGGGCAGAGCGGGCCGTATGCCCACAAGCCCGGCTTCGCCTCGGTGTGCGAGGCATTCAGTGGCTTCCGCTATCTCAATGGCTTCCCCGAGCAAGCCCCGGTGCGGCCCAATCTGTCGATTGGCGACACCATTTCGGCGATGCACGCGGTGATGGGGATCCTGCTCAGCCTGACCGGGCGCCTGCGTGGCCGAACCACTGGCCAAGTGGTTGATGTGGCCCTTTACGAATCGATGTTCAATCTGCTCGAAGCGGTGGTACCGGAATACAGCGGCGCGGGCCAGATCCGCCAGCCTGCGGGCACCACCGTGACCGGCATCGTACCGACCAACACCTACCGCTGCAGCGACGGCAAGTTCGTGGTCATCGGCGGCAACGGCGACTCGATCTACCGCCGCCTGATGGAGGCGATCGGGCGCCAGGACCTGGCGCATGACCCGGCTCTGGCCGATAACGCCGGCCGCGTTGAACACGAGACAACCATCGACGGTGCAATCAGCGCATGGTGCGCCAGCAATACGGCGTCTGCGGTCATCCAATGTCTGGAGACAGCCCGCGTGCCGGTCGGCCCGATCTACAACGTGGCCGACATGATGGCCGACCCGCACTATCAGGCGCGCGGTCTGTTCGAAAGCGTGGATGTGGACGGCGACACCGTGCAGATCCCGGCGATCCTACCACGCTTGGAATCCAGCCCCGGGCGTACGCAGTGGCCCGGTCCGGCGCTGGGTGCACACAGCGATGAGGTGCTGACCAGCGTACTGGGCAAGGATTCCCAGCAGATCGCGGCCTTACGGGCCAGCGGCGTGGTGTTTTAG
- the lexA gene encoding transcriptional repressor LexA — protein MDELTPRQQQILDWIRDHLRRHQRPPTQAEITAAMGFRSRTATRDHLEALARKGALSLQRGASRGIVVHDTSVPTQTLPLVGRVAAGQPILALEHVIAEHQVDPSLFRARADYLLSVSGHSMRDAGILDGDLLAVQHTPEARNGDIVVARLDEEVTVKRFEQQQHQVRLLPANPDFSPIEIDLRRQPLVIEGRMVGLIRPTP, from the coding sequence ATGGATGAACTCACCCCACGCCAGCAGCAGATTCTCGACTGGATCCGCGATCACCTGCGCCGCCACCAGCGCCCGCCAACGCAGGCGGAAATTACTGCGGCCATGGGGTTTCGCTCACGCACGGCGACCCGCGATCACCTCGAAGCACTGGCCCGCAAAGGCGCCCTGAGCCTGCAACGCGGCGCCTCGCGCGGCATTGTTGTGCACGACACCAGCGTCCCCACCCAGACCTTGCCACTGGTTGGGCGTGTGGCCGCAGGGCAGCCGATCCTGGCCCTGGAGCATGTCATCGCAGAGCACCAGGTGGACCCTTCCCTGTTTCGCGCTCGTGCCGATTACCTGCTCAGCGTCAGCGGCCACAGCATGCGTGATGCCGGCATTCTGGATGGCGATCTGCTGGCCGTGCAGCACACCCCCGAAGCCCGCAACGGCGACATTGTGGTCGCCCGCCTGGATGAGGAGGTCACGGTCAAACGCTTTGAGCAACAGCAGCACCAGGTGCGCTTGCTGCCTGCCAACCCGGACTTCAGCCCCATCGAAATCGACCTGCGTCGCCAGCCACTGGTCATCGAAGGACGTATGGTGGGGCTGATTCGCCCCACCCCATGA
- a CDS encoding efflux RND transporter permease subunit, with translation MTLSDLAVRRPVVASVISLLLVAFGLVSYDRLSLREYPDIDPPIVSISTNYPGASASVVEQQITQQIEDRISGIEGIKHISSSSQDGRSDIVIEFGSNRDIDGAANDVRDRVSGVLNNLPEEADPPEVEKQDSDADVIMWLNLTSDRMNTLELTDYAERYLQDRFSILPGVARVRVGGSLEYAIRIWLDREAMAARQITVADVEQALREENIELPAGQLESDQRMFTARIERSYRSPEDFQQLVVGQGNNGYRVRLGEIARIEKGAVESRTMFRGNSVPMVGLGIIKQSKANTLQVTAAAKALKDRLQPTLPEGMIIHQSYDTGVFIAAAISEVWKTLAVAIVLVVFVIYVFLGSIRAMLVPALTVPVSLVATFIALYALGFSVNLLTLLAMVLAVGLVVDDSIVMLENIHRRVSEGETPLVAAYRGARQVGFAVVATSVVLVAVFVPISFLEGDTGRLFSEFALTMAGAVFFSTIVALTLSPMLASKLLRSREEAPPRLVAWIDNGFERLTTHYGRFIAASIRRPLWVVALFAVLVGSIALLLKALPSEYAPKEDRGAFFLLVNGPEGATYDYMQDYMLEIESRLMPLVEAGEVSRLLVRAPRSFSVQRFNDGFVIHVLSDWSQRRSAWAIMDDIRQRLADLPGVRAFPVMRQGFGRGIEQPVQFVLGGAEYAQLARWAEQLIAAVEDDNPGLRELDIDYEETQPQLQIEIDHNRAADLGVSVADIGATLQTMLGSRRVTTYIEGGEEYDVILEGERSAQTTPTDIGSIYVRAMGSADAPLVPLSSLVTIKETAGANALNRYNRVRAVTLSADLADGLSLGEALDYLVAKVRSELPPEVAIDFKGQSQDIRESSSSLMFVFLLGLVVVFLVLAAQFESWMHPLVIMLTVPLAIAGALFGLWVTGSTLNIYSQIALVMLVGLAAKNGILIVEFANQLRDQGERFERALAEAARVRFRPIVMTGITTGAGALPLILSSGAGAETRFAMGVVVFFGVLSATLFTLFVVPVAYALLARHTASPQATAQRLQAEAASSGGLDQ, from the coding sequence GTGACGCTGTCGGATCTGGCGGTTCGCCGCCCGGTCGTTGCCAGCGTCATCAGCCTGTTGCTGGTCGCTTTCGGGCTGGTCAGCTACGACCGCCTGTCGCTGCGTGAATACCCCGATATCGACCCGCCGATCGTGTCGATTTCGACCAATTATCCGGGCGCTTCGGCCTCGGTGGTCGAGCAGCAGATCACCCAGCAGATCGAAGATCGCATTTCCGGTATCGAAGGCATCAAGCACATCAGCTCGTCGAGCCAGGACGGGCGTTCCGACATCGTCATCGAGTTCGGCAGCAATCGCGACATCGACGGCGCCGCCAACGATGTGCGTGACCGGGTGTCCGGGGTGCTCAATAACCTGCCCGAAGAAGCCGATCCGCCCGAGGTGGAAAAGCAGGACAGCGATGCCGATGTGATCATGTGGCTGAATCTGACCAGCGACCGCATGAATACGCTGGAGCTGACCGACTACGCCGAACGCTATCTGCAGGATCGCTTTTCGATTCTGCCGGGCGTGGCGCGGGTGCGCGTTGGTGGCAGTCTGGAGTACGCGATCCGAATCTGGCTGGACCGTGAAGCCATGGCTGCACGTCAGATCACCGTGGCCGATGTCGAGCAGGCCCTGCGCGAGGAAAACATCGAACTGCCGGCGGGTCAGCTGGAGTCCGATCAACGCATGTTCACCGCGCGGATCGAGCGCAGCTACCGCAGCCCGGAGGACTTTCAGCAGCTGGTGGTGGGCCAGGGCAACAACGGCTATCGCGTGCGCCTGGGCGAGATCGCCCGTATCGAAAAGGGTGCGGTGGAGTCGCGCACCATGTTCCGCGGCAATTCCGTGCCCATGGTCGGGCTGGGCATCATCAAGCAGTCCAAGGCCAATACCCTGCAGGTTACCGCCGCAGCCAAAGCGCTCAAAGATCGTCTGCAGCCGACCCTGCCCGAGGGCATGATCATTCACCAGAGCTATGACACCGGCGTGTTCATTGCGGCCGCGATCAGCGAGGTGTGGAAGACCTTGGCCGTGGCCATCGTGCTGGTGGTGTTCGTGATCTATGTGTTCCTGGGCAGCATCCGCGCCATGCTGGTGCCGGCCCTGACCGTGCCGGTGTCGCTGGTTGCCACATTCATCGCGCTGTACGCGCTGGGCTTTTCGGTCAATTTGCTGACCTTGCTGGCGATGGTGCTGGCGGTCGGCTTGGTGGTGGACGATTCCATCGTCATGCTGGAAAACATCCACCGCCGGGTCAGCGAGGGCGAAACTCCGCTGGTGGCGGCCTATCGCGGTGCGCGTCAGGTCGGTTTTGCGGTGGTGGCCACATCGGTGGTGCTGGTCGCGGTGTTCGTGCCGATTTCGTTTCTGGAAGGCGACACCGGACGGCTGTTTTCCGAGTTTGCCCTGACCATGGCGGGCGCGGTGTTTTTCTCCACCATCGTGGCGCTGACCTTGTCGCCGATGTTGGCCTCCAAGTTGTTGCGCTCGCGCGAAGAGGCGCCGCCCAGGCTGGTGGCCTGGATCGACAATGGTTTCGAGCGCTTGACCACGCACTACGGGCGTTTCATTGCCGCTTCGATTCGGCGGCCTTTGTGGGTGGTTGCGCTGTTTGCCGTACTGGTCGGTTCGATTGCCTTGCTGCTCAAGGCGCTGCCCAGCGAATACGCACCCAAGGAAGACCGCGGGGCTTTCTTCCTGCTGGTCAATGGTCCGGAGGGCGCGACCTACGATTACATGCAGGACTACATGCTGGAAATCGAATCACGCCTGATGCCGTTGGTCGAGGCTGGCGAGGTGTCGCGACTGCTGGTGCGGGCGCCACGCAGCTTTTCGGTTCAGCGTTTCAACGACGGCTTTGTGATTCATGTGCTGTCGGATTGGTCACAACGTCGCAGTGCCTGGGCCATCATGGACGACATCCGCCAGCGCCTTGCCGATCTGCCCGGCGTGCGGGCGTTTCCGGTGATGCGCCAGGGCTTCGGGCGTGGCATCGAGCAGCCGGTGCAGTTTGTGCTCGGTGGGGCCGAATACGCGCAGCTGGCGCGCTGGGCTGAGCAACTGATCGCCGCGGTTGAGGACGACAACCCCGGCCTGCGTGAGCTCGACATCGACTACGAAGAAACCCAGCCCCAGTTGCAGATCGAGATCGACCACAACCGCGCCGCCGATCTGGGTGTCTCGGTGGCCGACATCGGTGCCACATTGCAGACCATGCTGGGTTCGCGCCGGGTGACCACCTATATCGAGGGCGGTGAAGAGTACGACGTGATTCTCGAAGGCGAGCGTTCAGCCCAGACCACGCCGACCGACATCGGCAGTATCTATGTGCGCGCCATGGGCTCCGCGGATGCACCGCTGGTGCCGCTATCGAGCCTGGTCACGATCAAGGAAACCGCCGGCGCCAACGCGCTCAACCGCTACAACCGGGTGCGTGCTGTGACTCTGTCGGCAGATCTGGCGGATGGTCTGAGCCTGGGCGAGGCTCTGGATTACCTGGTCGCCAAGGTGCGCAGCGAGCTGCCGCCGGAAGTGGCCATCGATTTCAAAGGGCAATCGCAGGACATTCGCGAGTCCAGTTCATCACTGATGTTCGTGTTCCTGCTCGGACTGGTGGTGGTGTTTCTGGTGCTGGCCGCCCAATTCGAAAGCTGGATGCATCCGCTGGTGATCATGCTGACCGTGCCACTGGCCATCGCCGGGGCGTTGTTCGGTTTGTGGGTGACCGGTTCGACCCTGAACATCTACAGTCAGATTGCCCTGGTCATGCTGGTGGGGCTAGCGGCCAAGAACGGCATCTTGATCGTCGAGTTCGCCAACCAGTTGCGTGATCAGGGCGAACGTTTTGAACGTGCCCTGGCCGAAGCCGCGCGTGTGCGTTTTCGGCCTATCGTGATGACCGGCATCACCACCGGTGCCGGAGCGTTGCCGCTGATTCTGTCATCCGGGGCCGGCGCGGAAACCCGTTTTGCCATGGGCGTGGTGGTGTTCTTCGGGGTTCTGTCGGCGACCTTGTTCACCCTGTTTGTGGTGCCGGTGGCTTACGCCCTGCTGGCGCGCCACACCGCTTCACCGCAAGCCACCGCTCAGCGTTTGCAGGCCGAGGCCGCGTCCAGCGGCGGGCTGGATCAGTAG